The following coding sequences are from one Culex quinquefasciatus strain JHB chromosome 1, VPISU_Cqui_1.0_pri_paternal, whole genome shotgun sequence window:
- the LOC6048959 gene encoding palmitoyltransferase ZDHHC6 yields the protein MTSGILTVFWRFFHWGPLTAITIIKSITFMTLYMNAMWWPPNRSLGGFVNQTIFLILSASTGFNFVMASLIGPKFLPLRWRPKNPKDEQFLQFCSSCEGFKAPRSHHCRKCDRCVIKMDHHCPWINHCVGWGNHAYFTSFLAFAVAGCLHATVILFGSLYAGLHRDWYVYYGQYSKATVHLGLWSLILGVFNIGLAIGVIIAVGMLLFFQVRAIVNNRTGIEDWIVEKAKHRREGTEETFRYPYDLGKWKNIMQVASLTCSPIGNGVEWAIAEGCDQFTLTREQLKQKSEKRARTRTYSINRSVSGSWVPLWSQGCRVCLSPPLTDEPRIKLDVGDVVRVTRWRKHWLFGEKVLEETEEPERNGTVQKAQKKHKQHKKKSDQPEVDEPEKEKEEEAPSSKTPHRRIRGWFPRQCAVELVEDDDDTEQQKHFSEKKKNK from the exons CCATCATCAAATCCATCACGTTCATGACACTCTACATGAACGCCATGTGGTGGCCCCCGAACCGGTCCCTCGGGGGCTTCGTCAACCAGACCATCTTCCTGATACTGTCGGCCAGCACGGGCTTCAACTTTGTGATGGCCTCGCTGATCGGTCCCAAGTTCCTGCCGCTGCGCTGGCGGCCCAAGAACCCAAAAGACGAACAGTTCCTGCAGTTTTGCTCTAGCTGTGAGGGTTTCAAAGCACCCCGGTCGCACCACTGCCGGAAGTGCGACAGGTGCGTGATCAAAATGGATCATCATTGTCCTTGGATTAACCACTGCGTCGGATGGGGCAACCATGCGTACTTCACCAGCTTCCTGGCGTTCGCCGTGGCCGGATGTCTGCACGCAACGGTCATTCTGTTTGGATCGCTGTACGCCGGACTGCACCGGGATTGGTACGTGTACTACGGCCAGTACTCCAAGGCAACCGTCCATTTGGGACTGTGGAGCTTGATTCTGGGCGTGTTCAACATCGGATTGGCCATTGGAGTGATCATCGCCGTCGGTATGCTACTGTTCTTCCAAGTTCGTGCCATCGTGAACAACCGAACCGGAATCGAGGACTGGATCGTGGAGAAGGCCAAACATCGGCGAGAGGGAACGGAGGAGACCTTCCGGTATCCGTACGATCTGGGCAAGTGGAAGAACATCATGCAGGTGGCAAGCTTGACGTGTTCTCCCATCGGTAATGGCGTCGAGTGGGCCATTGCCGAAGGGTGCGATCAGTTTACTTTGACG CGCGAGCAGCTGAAGCAAAAGTCGGAGAAGCGAGCCCGGACGCGAACGTACTCCATCAACCGGTCCGTTTCCGGCAGCTGGGTTCCCCTGTGGTCCCAGGGCTGCCGTGTCTGCCTGAGTCCACCGCTGACGGACGAGCCCCGCATCAAGCTAGACGTTGGCGATGTGGTCCGCGTTACAAGATGGCGAAA ACACTGGCTGTTTGGTGAAAAGGTCCTCGAGGAAACGGAAGAACCCGAGCGTAACGGAACGGTTCAGAAGGCACAGAAGAAGCACAAGCAGCACAAGAAAAAGTCTGATCAGCCGGAAGTGGATGAGCCcgaaaaggaaaaggaagaaGAAGCGCCCAGTAGCAAGACGCCACACCGCCGGATACGGGGCTGGTTCCCGCGGCAGTGTGCCGTCGAGTTGGTCGAGGATGACGACGACACCGAACAGCAGAAGCACTTCAGCGAGAAGAAAAAGAACAAGTAG
- the LOC6048960 gene encoding protein CutA homolog isoform X2, which yields MSAVPPPTLAIICIVTILSAVLVAVLIKNRSSDVAIVIDERSSVPVTLQQNEVTASMSTTSADQAEVGPYEPGQHSIAYVTTPDENSAKALARKLVERKLAACVNIIPGLTSVYEWEGKLNEDHETLLMIKTRTSRVDELAKFVRENHPYSVAEVISVPIENGNPPYLEWLSRSVPEGKKT from the exons ATGTCCGCAGTGCCGCCGCCAACGTTGGCCATAATTTGCATCGTGACCATACTATCAGCAGTGCTCGTTGCCGTTCTTATCAAGAATCGCTCCAGCGACGTCGCCATCGTCATTGACGAAAG GAGTTCCGTTCCGGTGACCCTGCAACAGAACGAGGTAACAGCCAGTATGTCCACGACGTCTGCCGATCAAGCCGAGGTCGGCCCGTACGAGCCCGGCCAGCACTCGATCGCGTACGTAACGACACCGGACGAAAACTCGGCCAAGGCACTCGCCCGGAAGCTGGTGGAGCGCAAGTTGGCGGCCTGCGTGAACATCATCCCCGGACTGACCTCGGTGTACGAGTGGGAGGGCAAGCTGAACGAGGACCACGAAACGCTGCTGATGATCAAGACGCGGACGAGCCGCGTAGACGAGCTGGCCAAGTTTGTGCGGGAGAACCACCCGTACAGTGTGGCCGAGGTCATCTCGGTGCCGATCGAAAACGGCAATCCACCCTATCTGGAGTGGCTGAGCCGGAGTGTGCCGGAGGGGAAGAAGACTTGA
- the LOC6048960 gene encoding protein CutA isoform X1 translates to MSAVPPPTLAIICIVTILSAVLVAVLIKNRSSDVAIVIDERFLSVRHPLFLQQIQQKKVNNLKQLSRELLSGSSVSSSDSSQNGCNMLIARTGGLSRVLTSSFLLPPTRSSVPVTLQQNEVTASMSTTSADQAEVGPYEPGQHSIAYVTTPDENSAKALARKLVERKLAACVNIIPGLTSVYEWEGKLNEDHETLLMIKTRTSRVDELAKFVRENHPYSVAEVISVPIENGNPPYLEWLSRSVPEGKKT, encoded by the exons ATGTCCGCAGTGCCGCCGCCAACGTTGGCCATAATTTGCATCGTGACCATACTATCAGCAGTGCTCGTTGCCGTTCTTATCAAGAATCGCTCCAGCGACGTCGCCATCGTCATTGACGAAAG ATTTCTCTCTGTGCGGCATCCCCTTTTCTTGCAGcaaatccaacaaaaaaaagtcaacaatCTCAAGCAGCTGTCGCGTGAGCTTCTCTCCGGTTCTAGTGTCTCATCCTCAGACAGTAGTCAGAACGGTTGTAATATGCTGATCGCACGCACCGGAGGTCTTTCACGGGTGCTAACCTCTAGCTTTCTCTTACCTCCGACCAGGAGTTCCGTTCCGGTGACCCTGCAACAGAACGAGGTAACAGCCAGTATGTCCACGACGTCTGCCGATCAAGCCGAGGTCGGCCCGTACGAGCCCGGCCAGCACTCGATCGCGTACGTAACGACACCGGACGAAAACTCGGCCAAGGCACTCGCCCGGAAGCTGGTGGAGCGCAAGTTGGCGGCCTGCGTGAACATCATCCCCGGACTGACCTCGGTGTACGAGTGGGAGGGCAAGCTGAACGAGGACCACGAAACGCTGCTGATGATCAAGACGCGGACGAGCCGCGTAGACGAGCTGGCCAAGTTTGTGCGGGAGAACCACCCGTACAGTGTGGCCGAGGTCATCTCGGTGCCGATCGAAAACGGCAATCCACCCTATCTGGAGTGGCTGAGCCGGAGTGTGCCGGAGGGGAAGAAGACTTGA
- the LOC6048960 gene encoding protein CutA homolog isoform X3, with amino-acid sequence MLIARTGGLSRVLTSSFLLPPTRSSVPVTLQQNEVTASMSTTSADQAEVGPYEPGQHSIAYVTTPDENSAKALARKLVERKLAACVNIIPGLTSVYEWEGKLNEDHETLLMIKTRTSRVDELAKFVRENHPYSVAEVISVPIENGNPPYLEWLSRSVPEGKKT; translated from the coding sequence ATGCTGATCGCACGCACCGGAGGTCTTTCACGGGTGCTAACCTCTAGCTTTCTCTTACCTCCGACCAGGAGTTCCGTTCCGGTGACCCTGCAACAGAACGAGGTAACAGCCAGTATGTCCACGACGTCTGCCGATCAAGCCGAGGTCGGCCCGTACGAGCCCGGCCAGCACTCGATCGCGTACGTAACGACACCGGACGAAAACTCGGCCAAGGCACTCGCCCGGAAGCTGGTGGAGCGCAAGTTGGCGGCCTGCGTGAACATCATCCCCGGACTGACCTCGGTGTACGAGTGGGAGGGCAAGCTGAACGAGGACCACGAAACGCTGCTGATGATCAAGACGCGGACGAGCCGCGTAGACGAGCTGGCCAAGTTTGTGCGGGAGAACCACCCGTACAGTGTGGCCGAGGTCATCTCGGTGCCGATCGAAAACGGCAATCCACCCTATCTGGAGTGGCTGAGCCGGAGTGTGCCGGAGGGGAAGAAGACTTGA